A genomic window from Plasmodium malariae genome assembly, chromosome: 10 includes:
- the PmUG01_10037800 gene encoding conserved Plasmodium protein, unknown function has translation MYYKQYYTYDPVYRPYCPVYVIYEIPREKNILCSLAEALCGCVAFTITAISSIFICSTGLLLRSCDNKEY, from the coding sequence ATGTACTACAAACAGTACTACACGTATGACCCGGTATACCGACCTTACTGTCCAGTGTACGTAATATATGAGATTCCGcgtgaaaaaaatatactttgcAGTTTAGCTGAAGCATTATGTGGTTGTGTAGCATTTACAATAACTGCTATTAgctctatatttatttgttccaCTGGATTACTATTGAGAAGTTGTGATAACAAGGAATATTGA
- the CDC20 gene encoding cell division cycle protein 20 homolog, putative, with amino-acid sequence MNPNPVNNHYRSKNISEKILKGLKRNQLCLPNNSWGEFSLYNENVNKIIFRNNWSEEYEFDSEQGEVRTNYVYKTRYSRQNKFNIQIDEYTLKRNTIPRNGKRGQKGYHKNGHYVDDDKDDDKDNDNNHNNANYANNDNNDNNDNNANNDNNDNNDNNDNNDNDNNENNENKDFLSYEKGQREKREKYADDHNARGRIAQKFRKNDSFRYDSSDNALVNKNILIENAWKCIYLNENKKKVCINDPFITSPYFSYPLHIFNNDKKEKRKICKEPYRVLSAPNLVDDFYLNLLDWSKKNIIAVALNDKLCIWNNETCTSEEIFVLNKIQGKKRNEKKKKKKIEKNKKSVTSVKWDIFGNHLAVGLSNGVVEIWEIEKGVKIRKYKNHNLRVGALCWYYNTLTSGSRDNTIISCDIRCKENNYAHLTEHKSEVCGLQWNYNGKQLASGSNDNSILIWENNNTNKSLFHFTKHKAAVKAISWCPHKNNLLASGGGSADKKIFFWNTTNGKCINEISTNSQVSNILWSKNTHEFISTHSYSLSQIILWNYPELKKISALNGHKLRVLYVSLSPDGTSVASGSPDETIRLWNVFPKNNDDPNFSLLSPFSNCYELVR; translated from the coding sequence ATGAATCCTAATCCTGTGAACAATCACTACAGGTCCAAAAACATTtcggaaaaaatattaaagggACTTAAAAGAAATCAGTTATGCTTGCCAAATAATTCCTGGGGAGAATTTTCgctatataatgaaaatgtgaataaaattatttttaggaATAATTGGTCAGAAGAATATGAATTTGACAGTGAACAAGGGGAAGTACGTACGAACTATGTCTACAAGACTAGATATAGTAGACAGAATAAATTCAACATACAGATAGATGAATACACATTAAAGAGAAATACTATTCCGAGAAATGGTAAAAGGGGACAAAAAGGTTACCATAAAAATGGTCATTATGTTGATGATGATAAGGATGATGATAaggataatgataataatcataataatgCTAATTATgctaataatgataataatgataataatgataataatgctaataatgataataatgataataatgataataatgataataatgataatgataataatgaaaataatgaaaataaggaTTTCCTTTCCTATGAGAAAGGTCAAAGAGAGAAGAGGGAAAAGTATGCAGATGATCATAATGCTAGGGGACGCATAGCTCAAAAATTTCGAAAAAACGACAGCTTTCGCTATGATAGTTCAGATAATGCGCTtgttaacaaaaatatactgATAGAAAACGCGTggaaatgcatatatttgaatgaaaataagaaaaaagtgTGCATAAATGATCCTTTTATTACTTCCCCTTATTTTTCTTACCCGTTACACATCTTTAACAATGATAAAAAGGAGAAGAGGAAAATTTGTAAAGAGCCATACAGAGTTTTAAGTGCACCAAATTTGGTAGATGATTTTTATCTGAATTTACTGGATTGgtcaaagaaaaatataatagcaGTTGCTTTGAATGATAAGTTATGTATATGGAATAATGAAACATGTACAAGTGAAGAAATATTTGtgctaaataaaatacaagggaaaaaaagaaatgaaaaaaaaaaaaaaaaaaaaattgaaaaaaataaaaaatcagtAACATCAGTGAAATGGGATATATTTGGAAACCATCTCGCTGTTGGATTATCAAATGGTGTTGTAGAAATTTGGGAAATTGAAAAAGGAGTTAAgattagaaaatataaaaatcataATTTAAGAGTTGGTGCATTATGTTGGTATTATAATACTTTAACATCAGGTAGTCGAgataatacaataattaGTTGTGACATTCGATGcaaggaaaataattatgcaCATTTAACAGAACACAAATCCGAAGTATGTGGCTTACAATGGAATTATAACGGAAAACAATTAGCCTCAGGAAGTAATGATAATTCTATATTAATTtgggaaaataataatacaaataaatctctttttcattttacaaAACATAAAGCTGCAGTAAAAGCTATTTCTTGGTGTccacataaaaataatttattagcTAGTGGAGGTGGATCAGCtgataagaaaatatttttttggaatACTACCAATGGAAAATGTATAAACGAAATTAGCACAAATTCTCAAGTGTCCAATATTTTATGGTCTAAAAATACTCATGAATTTATATCAACACACAGCTATTCACTCAGTCAAATTATTCTTTGGAATTATcctgaattaaaaaaaatttccgcCTTAAATGGTCATAAATTAAGGGTATTATACGTGTCATTAAGTCCCGATGGTACATCTGTAGCCTCTGGTTCTCCTGATGAAACCATAAGACTTTGGAATGTTTTTcctaaaaataatgatgatcCTAATTTTTCTCTGCTTTCCCCCTTTTCGAATTGTTATGAACTGGTCAGGTGA